The Bacteroidota bacterium genome window below encodes:
- a CDS encoding Hsp20/alpha crystallin family protein, whose protein sequence is MTLVQFKNKGLDRQTSTPSFIGDFFSNFINDELINKNFFKSAPAVNISETADKFNVELAVPGLEKSDFKVEVENGVLSISAEKKSEVKDETSRFTRKEFSYSSFSRSFTLPEHVQAESITAEYTNGVLKLSIPKKEEAKQKAAHEIKIS, encoded by the coding sequence ATGACACTAGTTCAATTTAAAAACAAAGGCTTAGACCGTCAAACATCAACACCATCTTTCATCGGTGATTTTTTCAGTAACTTCATCAATGATGAATTGATCAACAAAAACTTTTTCAAATCTGCTCCGGCAGTAAATATCAGTGAAACAGCTGATAAATTCAATGTAGAATTAGCAGTACCCGGACTTGAAAAATCTGATTTTAAAGTAGAAGTGGAAAATGGTGTGCTGTCGATCAGTGCTGAAAAGAAAAGCGAAGTGAAAGATGAAACATCTCGTTTTACAAGAAAAGAATTTTCTTATTCATCATTCAGCAGAAGCTTTACATTACCTGAGCATGTGCAGGCAGAAAGTATTACCGCTGAATACACAAACGGTGTGTTGAAACTTTCAATTCCTAAAAAGGAAGAAGCAAAACAAAAAGCTGCTCATGAAATAAAGATTTCATAA
- a CDS encoding DUF4920 domain-containing protein: MNIKNVSFSAILAVFVILSGCGSDNNSVQNFGGAVDTTKAIPATELANSMGDQATLNTTISGKIVNVCKAEGCWLKLDLGEDEPLMVRMSDHSFTVTENIEGKFAFIAGQAHYDTLSVEKLQDYAKDEGAGPEEIAAITKPELELVFEAKGVAVR; encoded by the coding sequence ATGAATATAAAAAATGTTAGTTTTTCTGCTATTTTGGCAGTTTTTGTAATTCTCTCCGGTTGTGGATCGGACAATAATTCTGTACAAAACTTCGGCGGGGCAGTTGATACAACCAAAGCCATTCCCGCAACCGAACTTGCCAATTCAATGGGTGACCAGGCAACTTTGAATACCACTATTTCCGGCAAAATTGTAAATGTCTGTAAAGCTGAAGGGTGTTGGCTAAAGCTGGACCTTGGAGAAGATGAACCTCTAATGGTCAGAATGAGTGATCACTCTTTTACAGTCACTGAAAATATAGAAGGTAAATTCGCTTTTATCGCTGGTCAGGCGCATTATGATACTTTGTCAGTTGAAAAGCTTCAGGACTATGCAAAAGATGAAGGTGCCGGTCCGGAAGAAATTGCAGCAATTACGAAACCTGAACTGGAGTTGGTGTTTGAAGCAAAAGGTGTTGCTGTCCGATAA
- a CDS encoding tetratricopeptide repeat protein, whose product MAENQQEQDFVVADAIGKTESFITQNKKSLGIIFGAVLVAIGGYIFYQNVYVANKEKEAQEVLFHAEQYLFADSLKLAINGDGKNPGLEEIVNDYSVSQSGNLARYYLGMAYLKNKEYDKAIEALKSYDAKDEMTGSLVAGAIGDAYSELKNVDEAISFYEKASKDHPNSFSTPIMLMKLGIANEVKGNWDGAKSAYEKIKKDYPSSNEGTQVEKYIARADAMMAK is encoded by the coding sequence ATGGCAGAAAATCAACAGGAACAGGACTTTGTAGTTGCAGATGCAATTGGAAAGACTGAAAGTTTCATCACTCAAAACAAAAAAAGTCTGGGAATTATTTTCGGGGCTGTATTGGTAGCAATTGGTGGATATATCTTTTACCAGAATGTATATGTAGCTAACAAAGAAAAGGAAGCTCAGGAAGTTCTTTTCCATGCTGAACAATATCTTTTTGCAGATTCATTGAAGCTTGCTATTAATGGTGACGGAAAAAATCCGGGACTGGAAGAGATCGTAAACGATTACAGTGTTAGTCAATCAGGTAATCTTGCCCGCTATTATTTAGGTATGGCTTATTTAAAAAATAAGGAATACGACAAAGCGATAGAAGCACTAAAAAGTTACGATGCTAAGGATGAAATGACAGGTTCATTAGTTGCCGGAGCCATTGGTGATGCATATTCAGAATTGAAAAATGTTGATGAAGCAATTTCTTTCTATGAAAAAGCTTCTAAAGATCATCCGAATTCTTTCTCTACTCCTATCATGCTTATGAAATTAGGAATTGCAAATGAAGTAAAAGGAAACTGGGATGGCGCTAAATCTGCTTACGAAAAAATAAAGAAAGACTATCCAAGTTCTAATGAAGGAACGCAGGTTGAGAAATACATTGCACGCGCGGATGCGATGATGGCGAAATAA
- a CDS encoding 6,7-dimethyl-8-ribityllumazine synthase: MSSAQQNLSTVKDLPNGEGLRFSIVVSEWNEEITGSLYDACHQTLLAAGCKQEDIIRTNVPGSFELPLGAKRALDSARFDGVICLGCVIQGDTRHFDFICDAVANGIMRLNLDHKIPVIFGVLTPENMQQAIDRAGGKHGNKGVEAAMTALKMARMDGDRKRVAGFSS; the protein is encoded by the coding sequence ATGTCTTCAGCGCAACAAAATTTATCTACGGTAAAGGATCTTCCGAATGGTGAAGGACTACGGTTCAGTATAGTTGTTTCCGAATGGAATGAGGAGATCACAGGATCGTTATACGATGCTTGTCATCAGACTCTATTAGCTGCCGGATGTAAGCAAGAAGATATCATCCGCACCAACGTTCCCGGAAGCTTCGAATTACCTTTAGGCGCTAAACGTGCACTTGATTCAGCGAGATTTGATGGAGTGATCTGTCTTGGTTGTGTGATACAAGGAGACACACGACATTTCGATTTTATCTGTGATGCAGTTGCAAATGGAATTATGCGTCTCAATCTCGATCATAAAATACCGGTGATCTTCGGAGTACTTACTCCTGAAAATATGCAACAAGCCATTGATCGCGCCGGTGGAAAACATGGAAACAAAGGAGTTGAAGCAGCTATGACGGCTTTGAAAATGGCACGAATGGATGGGGATCGGAAAAGGGTTGCAGGTTTTTCTTCTTAG
- a CDS encoding T9SS type A sorting domain-containing protein, with translation MKNILTIIVLITITTISNGQITINSSDLTNSGDQFVISTGTAFSGMDPALTGANYVWDYSLLTSSSQTIDTIFDEASTGSLLSLYFIDNGFNPNRSNQCRHGNSFSAGQVNVSDVWDFFYNSSASFAQPGYGAIVNGAPLPIAFTPKDIIYQFPLTYNSTNVSLSGYTLDLTTTLGIYYSVEKTRSNLVDGWGTVTTPYGTFDALRVMSTIVEVDSFYIDSLGFGFATPPIETVEYKWLSPGKGVPVLQVNTAVGGIVTGISYLDSMQTTATSEITSAISEITLFPNPVSKELFVKYNVLSKGNFFIEIYSASGTLITSEQEEKNTTGELTIKKIDLEKYNLQSGNYFLRVRNEKGIIGEKGFIIN, from the coding sequence ATGAAAAATATACTTACAATAATTGTTCTGATAACTATTACAACAATTTCAAATGGCCAGATAACCATTAACTCATCAGATTTAACAAATTCCGGAGATCAATTTGTTATATCTACAGGTACTGCTTTCAGCGGAATGGATCCGGCTTTGACGGGTGCAAATTATGTTTGGGATTATTCCTTACTGACATCTTCATCACAAACAATCGATACGATCTTCGATGAAGCTTCAACAGGTTCATTGCTATCTTTGTATTTCATCGACAATGGCTTTAATCCGAATCGTTCTAATCAATGTCGTCATGGCAATAGTTTTTCTGCAGGTCAGGTGAACGTCAGTGATGTTTGGGATTTTTTCTATAACAGTTCTGCATCATTTGCACAACCGGGATACGGTGCTATTGTAAACGGAGCTCCATTGCCAATTGCTTTTACTCCAAAAGATATTATTTACCAGTTTCCACTCACATACAATTCCACGAATGTTTCGCTTTCAGGCTATACTCTTGATCTCACAACAACACTGGGAATTTATTACAGTGTAGAAAAGACCCGCTCTAATTTAGTTGATGGCTGGGGAACAGTTACAACACCTTATGGAACCTTCGATGCATTGAGAGTGATGTCGACTATAGTTGAAGTAGATAGTTTCTACATCGATTCATTAGGCTTTGGATTTGCAACACCTCCCATTGAAACAGTTGAATATAAATGGTTGTCACCCGGAAAAGGTGTCCCTGTTCTTCAGGTCAATACAGCTGTAGGTGGTATCGTTACAGGAATTTCTTACCTGGATTCTATGCAGACAACAGCGACTTCTGAAATTACATCAGCTATATCAGAGATCACATTGTTTCCAAATCCTGTTTCGAAAGAACTCTTTGTAAAATACAATGTGTTATCCAAAGGAAATTTTTTCATTGAAATATATTCTGCATCAGGTACTCTTATCACATCAGAACAAGAAGAAAAAAATACAACCGGTGAATTAACGATCAAAAAGATTGATCTTGAAAAGTATAATTTGCAGTCGGGGAATTATTTTTTGAGAGTAAGAAATGAGAAAGGTATTATAGGGGAAAAAGGGTTTATTATAAATTAG
- a CDS encoding 4-hydroxy-tetrahydrodipicolinate synthase translates to MNLNKLKGTGVALVTPFHKDGSIDFKSFRKIIERCIDGKVEYLVPLGTTGEAATLTENEKRAIVDFVLEINEKRIPVVLGLGGNNTQEILNTMEEFDFDGIDAVLSVSPYYNRPSQRGIIQHYKMIGNACPVPLILYNVPSRTGSNMDADTTLQLANEVKNIIGIKEASGNLEKAMKIIKNKPKDFLVISGDDVISLPMIACGADGVISVISNAYPKDFSEMIRIALDGNFEKSRKLHYKLLEIMHAIFIDGNPSGVKGLMTAMGICSEHVRLPLTAVNRSAINKFEVMVGR, encoded by the coding sequence ATGAATCTGAATAAACTAAAGGGAACAGGAGTTGCATTGGTTACACCTTTTCATAAAGACGGTAGTATCGATTTCAAATCGTTCAGAAAAATAATTGAAAGATGTATTGACGGCAAGGTTGAATACCTGGTACCACTTGGTACAACCGGTGAAGCAGCAACTTTAACTGAAAATGAAAAAAGAGCAATTGTAGATTTTGTTTTAGAAATAAATGAAAAACGCATACCTGTTGTGCTTGGATTAGGAGGAAATAATACTCAGGAAATTCTCAATACAATGGAAGAATTCGACTTTGATGGTATTGATGCTGTACTTTCAGTTTCTCCTTATTACAATCGACCTTCACAAAGGGGAATAATACAGCATTACAAGATGATCGGTAATGCATGTCCGGTTCCATTGATCCTCTATAATGTTCCATCAAGAACAGGTAGTAATATGGATGCTGACACGACCTTGCAATTAGCAAACGAAGTCAAAAATATCATAGGTATTAAAGAAGCATCCGGAAATCTTGAGAAAGCAATGAAGATCATCAAAAATAAACCAAAAGATTTTCTTGTGATCAGCGGTGATGATGTGATCTCGCTTCCAATGATCGCCTGTGGTGCAGATGGTGTGATTTCAGTAATTTCAAATGCTTACCCAAAAGATTTTTCTGAAATGATCCGGATAGCACTTGATGGCAATTTCGAGAAATCAAGAAAACTGCACTATAAACTTTTAGAGATCATGCATGCAATTTTCATAGATGGAAATCCTTCCGGTGTCAAAGGACTTATGACAGCGATGGGAATTTGCTCGGAACATGTTCGCTTACCGCTGACTGCTGTGAACCGTTCGGCGATCAATAAGTTTGAGGTGATGGTGGGAAGGTAG